The sequence TTAGATATGCCATTAGATAAGTTAAAAGAATCAAAGATAATGTTAGATATCCAGATTAGAAAATTAGAGGATGAAATATCAAATATTGACAGCCAAATAACAGCACTGTTTGAAAAGGCAAAGAAGGCAAAGAGTAAGAGTGAAGAACTAACAATTGCCACAAAAATAAAGACATTAAGCCAGAGAAAAAAGCAATTACAAAACTCTCATGCTTTATTAAATAAACAAGTTAGGTTTGTAGATAATTTAATAGTTATTAAAGAGAATGAAGCAGTATTAAAATCTACACCATTATGGAACGTTTTAAACAAAATGTCTCCAGAAGAATTGGAGAGGGAGTTAATTAATTTAAGGTTGGATAGTGAGAATGTTATCAACACTTTAAATACTGCTTTGGGTATTACTGACGATGCTCTATCAATGACTTCAGAGGAGTATGATGAGGATATTGAAGATATTTTAAAAACTATCCATGCAGTTAAAGAGGGGGAGTTGGATGTTGAAGATGCAAAGGAAATTGTAAGTGAGGATAAAAAGGATAAGGATAAATTGCTGTTTGAATAACTCCCAAACTTTTTTGGTGATTTGAATGCTAAATCTACTCAAAAAATTCAAAAATAATCTCACCACTGGGGAACTGTCTTTTCCAAAAAATTTACCATACAAAGATGCAGAGTTTATTGTATGTGGTTCTTTATTCAAAACCTACAAAGCAAAGCGAGCAAAAGATAATAAAGAAGTTATCATCAAACTACCCATAAAAAAAAATTGATTTAAATGTTTTTAGAGAAAAAATGCTTATTTGGGCTAAGTTAAATCATCAAAATATAGCAAGGTTATACAACTATTCAACAAATCCTTTATTCCACGAGATTGAATACTGTGGAAAAAATCTAAAGGAAGTATATAATTCAATAAAATCTGAGGAAAGGATTTTTAAAATTATTTTTGATGTCTCTGAAGGATTAAAACATGCCCATACAAGAAATATTTTGCATAGAAATCTAACATCTGCAAATGTTATGTTTGATGGAAGGGATGCAAAAATCTCAAATTGGTATTGTGCAAGATATGTAAATAGAGTAAGTAGAGATTTGCAAAAGCCCTATTCAAAATACTTAGCACCAGAAATGATTTTAAAAAAGAAAGAAGGGTTCTACACAGATATATGGCAGTTGGGAGTTTTGTTTTATGAATTAACTACTGGAAGAGTCCCATTCAATAACAAAGATGAAATTTTAAATATAAAAGTAGTTCATCCTTATGAGATAATAAATAAATGCTTATCAAAAAGGAGAAAAAGAAGGTATCAGTCAGTTGAGGACTTTCAAAATGACTTAAAAGCATTAATTAATGAAAAATATGAAAACTTTGTTGAAAATAAGGAAATGTTTAAGGGAATCAGTTATTGTTGTGATTTGCTTTTAATATGTTTAAAAAATAATGATGGAGTTAATGCTTATAAATATTTGGATGATTTAATTGAATATGTTGATAACAACAGTATAAAAGAGGATTTAAAGCATTTAAAAGAAAGCATAAAGTATCGACTTGAAAATCACATCCCAATACCAAAGGAAATAATATACAATGCCGAAATAATTACGCATAAGATAAAATTGGTGAAATAAAATGAGAAAACTAAAACCAGAAGTTGAAAGTATTTTTGAAGCAATATTTGAAAATAAAGTAGAGATTTTATTAGAAAATGATAAAAAATTAATTCTTAGAGATGATAAGGGCAATATTCTTTTAATAAAAATAAATGCTGATGATGATGTTGTCTATTCAATAAATAGTGGGGAGTTTGGAAAATTTGATAGGGATGTTATTGATTTGCAAATTAAATTTAATCCAGATGCCTTAAATATAGATGAAAACTCAGTATTTTGGAAGATTAGTGAGTTTCACAAAAAATGTTTATTTTTGTTTGTTGCACTTGTCGGACAGAGTGTAGTCACTTTTTCTTCAGGGGATTTTTTGAGGTGAGATGATGGAAATTGACTTATCTGGGGCTTTAATGAAGCAATTTAAAAAAGCAAAGTTAGAATATGAAAAAGCAAAAGAAAATGGTAATATAACATTGGCAAAAAAGAAGGCATTGGAATGCTCTAAATTATTAAAAGAATTGGCAAAATATGATTCTTACAATGCAAAAAGTTATTTAGAAAAGGCAAAAAAATGGCAGTTAGTTGCAGAGAATATCGATGATGTATTTGAACCAAAAGCAAAAACAACAAAATCAGAAAAGAAATCAATGTCTTCTCAACCAAAACAATCTGAAGAGGAAGACGAAATTGATAAATTCAAAAACTATGTAAAAAATAACCTAATCCAAAAATCACCAGTAAAGTGGGATGATATTGGTGGTTTAGAGGAAGTCAAGCGTTTAATGATGGAAACCATTGTTATATCCGCCCTCCAAAAACCAAAATCAATACAACCATGGAAGGGGGTTTTATTATTCGGTCCTCCAGGAACTGGAAAAACTTTATTAGCATCTGCATGTGCTGGTAGTTTGGATGCGACATTTTTTAATGTTAAAGCATCATCAGTGACAAGCAAATACTTTGGAGAGTCATCAAAGATAATAACTGCCTTATATGAAGTTGCAAGAGAGTTAAATCCAAGTATTGTTTTTATTGATGAAATTGATGCTTTAACTACCAAAAGAAGTGACGGCGTTAGTGAGGCATCAAGGAGGATGTTATCAACATTATTAACTGAATTGGATGGATTTCAAGATAAGGGTAAGGATTTGTTGGTTTTAACCTTATCTGCCACTAATACACCGTGGGATTTAGATGAAGCGGTTTTATCAAGATTTCCAAGGAGAATATATATTCCTCTGCCTGATAAAGAAGCAACAAAGGAGATTATTAAAATTAATACAAAAGGTTTGGAGCTGAATGTTGATTTGGATGAGATTGCTGAAAGGTGTGTTGAAAGGCTATATTCTGGTAGGGATTTAAAGAATCTCTGCCAAGAGGCGATTTGGAATATGATTAGGGATGTAAATAAAGATTTATATGAATTGGCTAAATTACCTTATAAGGAATTAAGAAAGAGAAAGTTAAAGACAAGACCTCTGACCAATGATGATTTTGAAGAGGCATTTAAGAAGATTAAAAGTCCATTAACTAAGAAAGATATTGAGAGGTATGAGAAGTGGGGAGAAGAATTTGGAGGATGATTTTTTATTTGTTTTAGCGTAAATTTATCAAAATAGCAAATGGGGTCAGAAATGTTTGAGTTTTTACACCAAAATCCTATTGTTGATTTCTTTGCACAGTTTGGGTTGTTGGGGTTTATTGTTTATATGGTTTTGGTTTATGGTGGGTTGTTTTGGATAGGTATTGAACTAAAAAATAGGGGTATTTTTGAGTATCTATTTCTTAGATTGATTTATGCGGTTATATTGACAGTTGTGGTGATGATTGCATTTGGTATTATAGTAACAATTTCAGGAATTTCGATTGAGTGTTTATTTTTTATGGTAATAATCATTGGAGTAATTACGTTAGGAATTTTGTGGGCAATTTCTGGAGTAACTACAACAGCAATTGCATTGATAATTGCAATAATAGTTGCATTGATAATTGTAAATGAAACTAAATTATTAACTGTAGAAATAGCGATATTTGGAATTTTTTGGGTAATTAAAGGAGAAACCTTTGCTAAAATTGTATTGGGTACTATGGAGAAAATTGCAGAGAGAATTGCGTGGGAAATTGTGGTAATAACCACAGTGGTAATTATACTGGCAATTTCAGGTGTAATAGTTTTATTAAGTATAGAAACTTCTACATTAGGAATTGTATGGGCAATTGCTGGAGGGGTAGCATCTGGGATTACAGTGGGAAT is a genomic window of Methanotorris formicicus Mc-S-70 containing:
- a CDS encoding ATP-binding protein — protein: MEIDLSGALMKQFKKAKLEYEKAKENGNITLAKKKALECSKLLKELAKYDSYNAKSYLEKAKKWQLVAENIDDVFEPKAKTTKSEKKSMSSQPKQSEEEDEIDKFKNYVKNNLIQKSPVKWDDIGGLEEVKRLMMETIVISALQKPKSIQPWKGVLLFGPPGTGKTLLASACAGSLDATFFNVKASSVTSKYFGESSKIITALYEVARELNPSIVFIDEIDALTTKRSDGVSEASRRMLSTLLTELDGFQDKGKDLLVLTLSATNTPWDLDEAVLSRFPRRIYIPLPDKEATKEIIKINTKGLELNVDLDEIAERCVERLYSGRDLKNLCQEAIWNMIRDVNKDLYELAKLPYKELRKRKLKTRPLTNDDFEEAFKKIKSPLTKKDIERYEKWGEEFGG
- a CDS encoding protein kinase domain-containing protein, which encodes MDLNVFREKMLIWAKLNHQNIARLYNYSTNPLFHEIEYCGKNLKEVYNSIKSEERIFKIIFDVSEGLKHAHTRNILHRNLTSANVMFDGRDAKISNWYCARYVNRVSRDLQKPYSKYLAPEMILKKKEGFYTDIWQLGVLFYELTTGRVPFNNKDEILNIKVVHPYEIINKCLSKRRKRRYQSVEDFQNDLKALINEKYENFVENKEMFKGISYCCDLLLICLKNNDGVNAYKYLDDLIEYVDNNSIKEDLKHLKESIKYRLENHIPIPKEIIYNAEIITHKIKLVK